In Arthrobacter sp. CDRTa11, one DNA window encodes the following:
- a CDS encoding glycosyltransferase family 9 protein — translation MEQLTAEFGGSGRVGMGVGPVLEKFDGVSRIAVLRGGGLGDLIFAVPAMAALKAAYPGATITLLGTPVHEALIAATQSPVDEVLVLPFSEGVRPGDEDADELERFFARMRERRFDLAVQLHGGGRYSNPFVLRLGARHTVGTRTADAASLERTVPYIYYQHEPLRALEVAGFAGAFPVDLEARLSAAAGADALPHGLADDNFRPLVVLHPGATDPRRRWPPDRFAELAAACAADGCHVVVVGDRSEQPLAERIVQLAAPASIRSVAGELDMAGLVALLARSDVVVGNDSGPRHLAQALGVPTVGIFWAGNVINAGALGRSLHRIHPSWVTTCPVCGIDVTQVGWTAPRCPHDESVVADIGVREVHEDVRSLVATERYAPGG, via the coding sequence ATGGAGCAGTTGACGGCAGAGTTCGGTGGATCGGGCCGCGTGGGCATGGGCGTGGGTCCCGTCCTGGAAAAGTTCGACGGCGTCTCCCGCATCGCTGTTTTGCGTGGCGGCGGACTGGGGGACCTGATTTTCGCTGTCCCCGCCATGGCCGCGCTGAAGGCGGCCTATCCCGGAGCCACGATTACCCTGCTGGGGACGCCTGTTCACGAGGCACTCATCGCCGCGACGCAAAGCCCGGTGGATGAAGTGCTGGTTCTCCCATTCTCGGAAGGGGTCCGCCCCGGTGACGAGGATGCCGACGAACTTGAGAGGTTCTTTGCGCGCATGCGCGAGCGGCGCTTTGACCTTGCCGTGCAGCTTCACGGCGGCGGGCGGTACTCCAACCCGTTCGTGCTGCGGCTGGGAGCCCGCCATACCGTCGGCACACGCACGGCTGACGCGGCCAGCCTGGAGCGGACGGTCCCGTACATCTACTATCAGCACGAGCCGCTGCGGGCCCTGGAGGTGGCGGGATTTGCCGGAGCCTTCCCGGTGGATTTGGAAGCAAGGCTCTCTGCTGCCGCAGGTGCCGATGCCTTGCCCCACGGGCTGGCCGACGACAATTTCCGGCCCCTGGTGGTACTTCATCCGGGTGCCACCGATCCCCGCCGAAGGTGGCCGCCGGACCGGTTTGCGGAACTGGCCGCAGCCTGCGCTGCCGACGGCTGCCACGTGGTGGTTGTTGGCGACAGGAGCGAACAGCCGCTCGCGGAGCGGATCGTTCAGCTTGCTGCCCCTGCGTCCATCCGCTCCGTGGCGGGTGAACTGGACATGGCCGGCCTGGTGGCACTGCTTGCCCGCAGTGACGTGGTGGTGGGCAACGACAGCGGCCCCAGGCATCTCGCCCAGGCGCTGGGGGTACCCACCGTGGGCATTTTCTGGGCGGGAAACGTGATCAACGCCGGGGCCCTGGGCCGGAGCCTCCACCGCATCCATCCATCCTGGGTGACCACCTGCCCTGTTTGCGGGATAGATGTCACGCAGGTTGGCTGGACGGCGCCGCGCTGTCCGCACGATGAGTCGGTAGTGGCCGACATAGGAGTGCGGGAAGTCCACGAGGACGTTCGCAGCCTGGTTGCCACCGAACGTTACGCCCCCGGCGGATAG
- a CDS encoding glycosyltransferase family 9 protein, translated as MPVENGKPDVLVLRALKLGDLLVAVPALHALRRAYPGHRLRYAAQGWLAEALGLVGGFELLPTHGLDVPLAVEPGSVDVAVNLHGSGPESQARIDAVRARRTIAHGTDHRSGPRWRPDLHERERWVRLLEWHGIEADPLDFRLDVPPVASPVPAATVLHVGAAYGSRLWPADRFAAVASRLAEAGHSVIFTGSAGERERALEVCIRSGLPATAVLAGNLSLGEFAATIAAARLVVSADTGAAHLASAYSTPSVVLFGPAPPEIWGPPPGPHVVLTRADLRRGDTFAADPDPALLAVSVQDVLAAVRDLGVL; from the coding sequence ATGCCGGTGGAGAACGGCAAACCGGATGTGCTGGTGTTGCGGGCACTCAAACTTGGGGATCTGCTGGTAGCGGTGCCTGCGCTCCATGCACTCCGCCGCGCCTATCCGGGGCACAGGCTGCGGTATGCGGCACAGGGGTGGCTGGCAGAGGCGCTGGGCCTGGTGGGCGGTTTCGAGCTGCTCCCCACACATGGACTCGACGTGCCGCTGGCGGTAGAGCCGGGCAGCGTGGACGTGGCCGTCAACCTTCACGGCAGCGGGCCGGAGAGCCAGGCGAGAATCGATGCTGTCCGCGCGCGCCGGACCATTGCCCACGGCACGGACCACCGGAGCGGGCCGCGCTGGCGGCCGGACCTGCACGAGCGGGAAAGATGGGTCCGGCTTCTGGAGTGGCACGGGATTGAGGCGGACCCGCTGGACTTCCGCCTGGATGTTCCGCCCGTTGCGAGTCCGGTTCCGGCGGCCACAGTGCTTCATGTTGGCGCCGCCTACGGGAGCCGCTTGTGGCCGGCGGACCGCTTCGCCGCCGTCGCCTCCCGGCTTGCCGAGGCCGGGCACAGCGTCATCTTCACCGGCAGTGCAGGCGAACGGGAACGGGCACTGGAGGTATGCATCCGATCCGGCTTGCCTGCCACCGCCGTCCTGGCCGGAAACCTGAGCCTGGGAGAATTTGCGGCCACGATCGCTGCCGCCAGGCTGGTGGTTTCGGCTGACACCGGGGCGGCCCACCTGGCCTCCGCGTACAGCACCCCTTCGGTGGTGCTTTTTGGGCCGGCGCCCCCCGAGATCTGGGGGCCGCCGCCCGGGCCGCACGTGGTGCTGACCCGGGCCGACCTGCGCCGCGGTGATACTTTCGCCGCAGATCCCGATCCCGCCCTGCTGGCGGTTTCGGTCCAGGACGTCCTTGCCGCCGTCCGGGACCTCGGGGTGCTCTAA
- a CDS encoding ABC transporter substrate-binding protein, with translation MSTPQDKNPHSQSPQEQQGSTRIVAGQSTAPKRPLGVKIGVLAGILALVGGGVAVASAVAGNNGAPAAQTAGSEDPAASGNPAAELRLGYFGNVTHAPALVGLSKGFIAGELGGTKLSTQVFNAGPAAIEALNAGAIDATYIGPNPAINSFVKSQGQSISIVAGAAAGGAQLVVRPEITSAADLKGKTLASPQLGGTQDVALRAWLGTQGYKTNVDGSGDVAINPTENAQTLKLFQDGKLDGAWLPEPWASRLVLQAGAKVLVDEKDLWDGSLSGKAGEFPTTILIVNKTFAAEHPDTVKALIKGHAKSVEWLNNAPADEKASTINAALKDAAGAELKPDVIERSLKNIVFTVDPLAGTYKKLLQDGVDAGTTKQADINGIFNLTALNEVTGAKASAAGLGTE, from the coding sequence GTGTCAACACCACAAGACAAGAACCCCCACAGCCAGTCCCCGCAGGAACAGCAAGGATCCACCCGCATCGTGGCGGGCCAGTCCACCGCCCCCAAGCGCCCTCTCGGCGTCAAGATCGGCGTCCTGGCCGGCATCCTCGCCTTGGTGGGCGGCGGAGTGGCCGTCGCTTCCGCCGTCGCCGGCAACAACGGCGCCCCGGCCGCGCAGACCGCTGGCTCCGAAGATCCCGCCGCTTCCGGGAATCCTGCCGCTGAGCTGCGGCTGGGCTACTTCGGAAACGTCACCCATGCCCCTGCCCTGGTGGGCCTCAGCAAGGGCTTTATCGCCGGGGAACTCGGCGGCACCAAGCTCAGCACCCAGGTATTCAATGCCGGTCCTGCCGCCATCGAAGCCCTGAACGCGGGCGCCATCGACGCCACCTACATCGGGCCCAACCCCGCCATCAATTCCTTTGTCAAGAGCCAGGGACAATCCATCAGCATCGTTGCCGGCGCTGCTGCTGGTGGTGCCCAGCTGGTGGTGCGGCCCGAGATCACTTCAGCTGCGGACCTCAAGGGCAAAACCCTGGCGTCACCGCAGCTCGGCGGCACCCAGGATGTGGCGCTGCGTGCCTGGCTCGGGACGCAGGGCTATAAGACCAACGTGGACGGCAGCGGCGACGTGGCCATCAACCCCACCGAAAACGCCCAGACCCTGAAGCTGTTCCAGGACGGAAAGCTCGACGGCGCGTGGCTGCCTGAGCCGTGGGCGTCCCGGCTGGTGCTCCAGGCCGGAGCCAAGGTCCTGGTGGACGAAAAAGACCTGTGGGACGGCTCCCTCTCCGGCAAGGCCGGGGAATTCCCCACCACCATCCTGATCGTTAACAAAACGTTCGCCGCGGAACACCCGGACACCGTCAAGGCATTGATCAAGGGCCACGCCAAGTCCGTGGAATGGCTGAACAATGCCCCGGCCGACGAAAAGGCCAGCACGATCAATGCCGCGCTCAAGGACGCAGCCGGCGCCGAGCTCAAGCCTGACGTGATTGAACGGTCCCTGAAGAACATTGTGTTCACCGTTGATCCGCTGGCCGGAACCTACAAGAAGCTCCTCCAGGACGGCGTGGACGCCGGCACCACCAAGCAGGCCGACATCAACGGCATCTTCAACCTCACGGCCCTCAACGAGGTCACCGGAGCGAAGGCCTCCGCGGCCGGGTTGGGGACGGAGTAG
- a CDS encoding HAD family hydrolase yields the protein MRLVASDIDGTILGHDGKISDRTVRAFHACRNAGVELVFVTGRPPRWLHPLEEQLGHTGTVICSNGAVVWDLEADQLVSARTLGIESVMEVRRIIKELRPTAKFAAETLTGFHLEPGFIQNASSELLSEYTPAALAETLAQDDEVVKFLAIVHEGTPDEFLAEVAPAVAHLAAATHSSPGASMLELSLPGVNKAVTLAEYAASLGIDAADVVAFGDMPNDIEMLRWAGHGYAMASGHPEAIRAAGQQAPHFDDDGVAQVLEARLAALGVKLP from the coding sequence ATGCGGCTGGTAGCAAGTGACATTGACGGAACGATCCTTGGGCACGACGGAAAAATCAGTGACCGCACCGTCCGGGCCTTCCACGCCTGCCGAAACGCCGGCGTCGAACTCGTTTTTGTCACCGGCCGCCCGCCCCGCTGGCTGCACCCGCTGGAAGAACAGCTGGGCCACACGGGCACCGTGATCTGTTCCAACGGTGCCGTGGTCTGGGACCTTGAGGCGGACCAGCTGGTGTCCGCGCGGACGCTGGGCATCGAGTCCGTGATGGAGGTCCGGCGGATCATCAAGGAGCTGCGCCCCACAGCGAAGTTCGCCGCCGAGACCCTCACCGGATTTCACCTTGAGCCGGGCTTCATTCAAAATGCCTCCAGCGAACTCCTCTCCGAATACACGCCCGCGGCGCTGGCCGAAACGCTTGCCCAGGATGATGAAGTGGTCAAATTCCTGGCGATCGTGCATGAGGGAACGCCGGACGAATTCCTGGCCGAGGTGGCCCCCGCGGTGGCCCATCTTGCGGCAGCCACGCACTCCTCACCCGGGGCCTCGATGCTGGAGCTATCGCTTCCCGGCGTCAACAAAGCCGTCACGCTGGCCGAATACGCGGCGTCGCTTGGCATCGACGCCGCGGACGTTGTGGCCTTCGGTGACATGCCCAATGACATCGAAATGCTGCGGTGGGCCGGCCACGGCTACGCCATGGCCAGTGGTCATCCGGAAGCCATCCGCGCCGCCGGCCAGCAGGCGCCCCATTTCGACGACGACGGCGTGGCCCAGGTTCTCGAAGCCAGGCTCGCCGCCCTGGGTGTCAAGCTTCCCTGA
- a CDS encoding glycerophosphodiester phosphodiesterase, which yields MTEPFFSASRGAGGSGPVAMAHRGFSRDGLENSMAAFRAAVELGYLYLEADVHTTADGVLLVFHDDSLDRVTDGSGKIAELTAAEVAAARIAGREAVPLFDELVTAFPEVRLNVDVKDWASVRSLAAGIERHQAHHRVLVASFSDRRRRAVLKLLSRPIASSAGVITNALFVALGPLMPASWLGRVLRGVLRDVQALQVPVRYGMVRVVTKAYVRRAHHLGLVVHVWTINDPQEMRRLLDLGVDGIVTDRADLLKQVLQERGEWPGT from the coding sequence GTGACTGAGCCGTTTTTTTCTGCCTCCCGCGGTGCGGGGGGCTCCGGGCCGGTGGCCATGGCCCACCGCGGCTTTTCACGCGACGGGCTGGAGAACTCCATGGCCGCGTTCCGCGCCGCCGTCGAGCTTGGATACCTCTACCTGGAAGCGGACGTCCACACCACCGCAGACGGCGTCCTGCTCGTCTTCCATGACGACAGCCTGGACCGGGTAACAGACGGCAGCGGAAAGATCGCCGAACTCACGGCTGCTGAGGTGGCGGCAGCCCGCATCGCCGGGCGGGAGGCGGTGCCGCTGTTTGACGAGCTGGTGACGGCCTTCCCCGAGGTCCGGCTGAACGTGGACGTTAAGGACTGGGCATCCGTAAGGAGCCTGGCCGCGGGAATCGAGCGCCACCAGGCCCACCACCGTGTGCTGGTTGCCAGCTTCTCCGACCGCCGGCGCCGGGCAGTGCTGAAACTCCTCAGCCGCCCCATAGCCTCCTCCGCCGGGGTCATCACCAATGCACTGTTTGTGGCACTTGGACCCCTCATGCCGGCCAGTTGGCTGGGGCGGGTGCTCCGGGGGGTCCTGCGCGACGTGCAGGCACTGCAGGTTCCGGTCAGGTACGGCATGGTCCGGGTGGTCACCAAGGCCTACGTCCGGCGGGCTCATCACTTGGGCCTGGTGGTCCATGTGTGGACCATTAACGATCCGCAGGAAATGCGGCGGCTGCTCGACCTCGGAGTGGACGGCATCGTGACCGACCGTGCGGATCTGCTCAAACAGGTCCTGCAGGAACGCGGCGAGTGGCCCGGCACCTGA
- a CDS encoding DUF6480 family protein, whose translation MSSYHPENDPANPDQPGAAGQQRAGQQGAGQQERGQDGPGKDSADSANPDPLEGNVTGLEPGGGVPPGETPPAEDQMSGDQGHDE comes from the coding sequence ATGAGCAGCTACCATCCGGAGAACGATCCAGCCAACCCTGATCAGCCCGGCGCAGCCGGACAGCAGCGAGCCGGACAGCAGGGCGCCGGCCAGCAGGAGCGCGGACAGGATGGGCCGGGGAAGGACTCGGCCGATTCCGCCAATCCCGATCCGTTGGAGGGCAACGTCACGGGCCTGGAGCCTGGCGGCGGAGTCCCGCCGGGGGAGACGCCGCCGGCGGAGGACCAGATGAGCGGGGACCAGGGTCACGACGAGTAG
- a CDS encoding YciI family protein encodes MTKYLISFPSAAMDFPDEVLQAASVASRAVVQEAKDAGVWVFGGGIDESVPPVMVDGDGTVREGTYPQAAQLDGGYSVLELPSYDAALEWAAKLAAACRCAQEVRAFHYDPAS; translated from the coding sequence ATGACCAAGTATCTGATCTCGTTTCCGAGCGCCGCCATGGACTTCCCTGACGAAGTCCTGCAGGCCGCTTCGGTCGCGTCGCGCGCGGTGGTTCAGGAGGCGAAGGACGCCGGTGTCTGGGTGTTCGGCGGTGGCATCGATGAGAGCGTCCCACCTGTCATGGTGGACGGCGATGGGACGGTGCGCGAGGGCACCTATCCGCAGGCGGCGCAGCTCGACGGCGGCTACTCAGTGCTGGAACTGCCCTCCTACGATGCAGCCCTGGAGTGGGCCGCGAAGTTGGCGGCCGCCTGCCGTTGCGCCCAGGAGGTGCGCGCTTTCCATTACGACCCTGCCAGCTAG
- a CDS encoding EAL domain-containing protein, with amino-acid sequence MSVRVQAWGIIAAVLADSDPAGAATRQRLSNRLDENPGVPERALLEHLLESRQQDALKEGSSDAVRTPLPLEGMPPRLVEQLDTLMSQSRISSLLENQMLMTAFQPIYGLADQSVVGAEALSRFVSDDGASAELWFAEAAAVGLGANLEFSALGSAAAAAAKLPPHLYVSLNISPSSCIDPRLPELFDHIELPINRIVLELTDGIPDEEYLHFISAITPLRERGLRIAIDDSQSGAGILSRMLHLRPDFIKLGRNIIGGVDHDASQYALAACMVDFAEQIGSVLVAEGVETPDELRILTELGISAGQGYLLGRPSVRPKDWAAWNTPLDPDGLAQHARKAGRLAEGSGAKDKH; translated from the coding sequence ATGTCGGTTCGGGTACAAGCGTGGGGAATTATTGCTGCGGTGCTGGCGGATTCCGATCCTGCCGGGGCGGCAACACGTCAGCGTCTCAGCAACCGGCTGGACGAAAACCCGGGAGTCCCCGAAAGGGCCCTCCTGGAACATCTTCTTGAATCCAGGCAGCAGGATGCCCTGAAGGAGGGCAGCTCCGACGCCGTCCGCACACCATTGCCGCTGGAGGGCATGCCGCCGCGGCTGGTTGAGCAGCTGGATACCCTGATGAGTCAGTCCCGGATCAGTTCATTGCTTGAGAACCAGATGCTGATGACCGCCTTCCAGCCCATCTACGGCCTGGCGGACCAGAGTGTTGTGGGAGCTGAAGCCCTCTCCCGGTTCGTCAGTGACGACGGCGCCAGCGCCGAGCTGTGGTTCGCGGAAGCAGCGGCAGTAGGCCTGGGAGCCAATCTGGAATTCTCGGCACTGGGCTCGGCCGCTGCAGCAGCAGCCAAACTTCCCCCGCACCTTTACGTATCCCTGAACATCTCGCCGTCGTCCTGCATTGACCCCCGGCTGCCTGAATTGTTTGACCACATTGAGTTGCCCATCAACCGAATTGTGCTGGAATTGACCGATGGAATTCCGGACGAAGAATACCTGCATTTCATTTCTGCAATTACACCCCTGCGTGAACGCGGGCTTCGGATTGCCATCGACGATTCCCAGTCCGGCGCGGGGATCCTGAGCCGGATGCTGCACCTCCGTCCCGATTTCATCAAGCTGGGCAGGAACATCATCGGCGGGGTGGACCACGATGCCTCGCAATACGCCCTGGCAGCCTGCATGGTGGACTTTGCTGAGCAGATCGGCTCGGTGCTGGTGGCCGAAGGCGTTGAAACCCCGGATGAGCTCCGTATCCTGACCGAGCTCGGGATCAGCGCAGGCCAGGGATACCTGCTGGGGCGCCCCTCCGTCCGGCCGAAGGACTGGGCGGCCTGGAATACACCACTGGACCCGGACGGGCTGGCACAGCACGCCCGCAAGGCAGGCCGCCTGGCGGAAGGCTCCGGGGCAAAAGACAAGCACTAA
- a CDS encoding putative bifunctional diguanylate cyclase/phosphodiesterase, which produces MFADNDPRLAKLLDGIVRLASGDLQSRIEVSPARDELDAIIMGTNLLAEDLQIIYEELEQRVEVRTQLLHEAHLEMQKMAMQDPLTGLANRSALLAALKSAQGDEASEAEPPVILLLDLDAFKSINDTLGHTAGDQVLITVGERIREAVRVTDVVARLGGDEFAIVMPATDPDQASIVGRRVLAALNRPIELPDRSIRCGASLGLSVGGRGQRPEDILMQADVAMYASKAEGQNRLHIFEPGLLLVRRLRSQLLDDLRAAIRGEGLMLYYQPVVELATGQIEGVEALVRWKHPTRGLIMPDEFIPLAEEAGLISELGVWVLKEAVGQLRRWISDAAVDSRFSVRINISASDLQSLQFIEDVRTVLKETGVRAEQVVLELTEMAIVKGNDLDRYSLAGLRGLGVGIEIDDFGTGYSSISYLRKLPVDRVKVDRSLIVGLGSDPSQPELVAAVLQLIRACGLEAVWEGVETAEQAEHLRRLGCLSAQGYFFSRPVPAEQIPALVAAASSAGNTSP; this is translated from the coding sequence ATGTTCGCTGACAATGATCCCAGGCTCGCCAAGCTGCTGGATGGCATTGTCCGCCTTGCCTCTGGCGACCTCCAGTCACGCATCGAGGTTTCACCTGCACGGGACGAGCTCGATGCCATCATCATGGGCACCAACCTGCTGGCCGAGGACCTGCAGATCATCTACGAGGAACTTGAGCAGCGCGTCGAGGTCCGCACCCAACTGCTCCATGAAGCCCATCTGGAAATGCAGAAAATGGCCATGCAGGACCCCCTCACGGGCCTGGCCAACCGCTCGGCCCTGCTCGCAGCCCTGAAGTCGGCGCAGGGCGACGAGGCGTCGGAGGCTGAACCACCGGTCATTTTGCTGCTGGACCTGGATGCCTTCAAGTCCATTAACGACACGCTGGGGCACACGGCGGGCGACCAGGTCCTGATCACCGTGGGGGAACGCATCCGGGAGGCTGTGCGCGTCACGGATGTAGTGGCCAGGCTGGGTGGAGACGAGTTCGCCATCGTGATGCCCGCAACAGACCCGGACCAGGCATCAATCGTCGGCCGTCGCGTCCTGGCTGCCCTGAACCGGCCCATCGAGTTGCCGGACCGAAGCATCCGCTGCGGGGCAAGCCTGGGATTGAGTGTCGGCGGCAGGGGGCAGCGGCCGGAGGATATCCTCATGCAGGCCGATGTTGCCATGTACGCCTCCAAAGCCGAGGGACAGAACAGGCTCCACATCTTCGAACCGGGACTTCTGCTGGTCCGCCGGCTCCGCAGCCAACTGCTGGATGACCTCCGCGCCGCCATCCGGGGCGAGGGCCTGATGCTCTACTACCAGCCGGTGGTTGAGCTTGCCACCGGGCAGATCGAGGGAGTCGAAGCCCTGGTCCGCTGGAAGCATCCCACCCGCGGCCTCATCATGCCGGACGAATTTATCCCGCTCGCGGAAGAGGCGGGGCTCATCTCTGAGCTCGGGGTCTGGGTGCTGAAGGAAGCCGTAGGCCAGCTCCGTCGCTGGATCTCCGACGCCGCTGTGGACAGCAGGTTCTCGGTCAGGATCAACATTTCCGCCAGCGACCTCCAGAGCCTTCAGTTCATTGAGGACGTCCGTACCGTGCTCAAAGAAACCGGGGTCCGTGCCGAGCAGGTTGTCCTGGAGCTGACGGAAATGGCAATCGTGAAGGGAAATGACCTGGACCGCTACTCACTGGCCGGTTTGCGCGGGCTGGGTGTGGGCATTGAGATCGACGATTTCGGCACCGGCTATTCGTCGATCAGCTACCTCCGAAAGCTGCCGGTGGACCGGGTCAAAGTGGACCGCTCACTAATTGTGGGCCTGGGATCTGACCCCAGCCAGCCCGAACTGGTTGCTGCTGTTCTCCAGCTGATCAGGGCCTGCGGCCTGGAGGCCGTCTGGGAAGGCGTGGAAACAGCCGAACAGGCTGAGCACCTGCGGCGTCTTGGCTGCCTGAGCGCACAGGGCTATTTCTTCAGCCGGCCGGTGCCGGCCGAGCAGATTCCAGCCTTGGTGGCCGCCGCATCCTCCGCGGGTAATACCAGTCCATAA
- a CDS encoding ATP-binding protein, whose translation MKSISSEGGRVGAGTPFVETASVATALRTAVVADPDAGRRDFIEATLLAAGYTVRGAGDAGAATAALDAGGASVLVVDSSLSMVEADIPVLVLVDLDNPAEVAATERPGIRDCIAKPPAARELVHRTTALINLVARRADARAEAEALREQLRLVSAAVRGTNDPQEIADYVVAGFGRTFSADRVWLTTFEDDRVPRITAQWRRAGLKPLPAGLLTDEESALRTADLLWSQAESLTFDGGEQPDGAARSRLPGSLQKLNATASVLVPMGEGDSSLGLIWIALMDKPRSWSRAELGLIQHVAGNAAHGLIQSHLISSQQQVVKQLQHLDKAKTDFLATVNHELRTPLTSIMAYLDMIQESTADPVSSEVHQMLDIVVRNTERLRLLIEDMLSVSRDGHTESPLHLTPVRLGRTLDIVAGALRPLAKLQNVTIAVEPVREDPEIMGDEVQLQQVFTNLVSNAIKFTPSGGKIQVGSVSDTAPDGTRWATVSVADTGIGISTDELAHVFTRFYRASNAMAGAVPGTGLGLAITQDIVNRHGGRIHVASELGTGTTVTVSLPLDAGGNHAN comes from the coding sequence ATGAAGTCAATCAGTAGCGAAGGGGGCAGGGTGGGGGCTGGCACACCATTCGTCGAGACTGCATCTGTCGCGACTGCGCTGCGAACTGCCGTCGTGGCAGACCCCGACGCCGGGCGCCGGGACTTCATCGAGGCAACACTTCTGGCCGCAGGCTACACAGTCCGTGGGGCCGGCGATGCCGGCGCAGCCACAGCGGCCCTCGACGCCGGGGGCGCGTCAGTCCTGGTGGTGGACAGTTCGCTGTCCATGGTGGAGGCAGACATTCCGGTCCTGGTCCTGGTGGACCTGGACAACCCTGCAGAGGTGGCCGCTACTGAGCGCCCGGGCATCCGGGACTGCATTGCAAAACCTCCTGCAGCGCGTGAACTCGTCCACCGGACCACGGCGCTGATCAATCTTGTGGCGCGGCGGGCAGACGCACGGGCAGAGGCTGAGGCCCTGCGCGAACAGCTGCGGCTCGTTTCGGCCGCTGTCCGCGGCACCAACGATCCTCAGGAGATCGCGGACTACGTGGTTGCGGGATTTGGCAGGACATTCAGCGCGGACCGCGTCTGGCTGACCACTTTTGAAGATGACAGGGTGCCGCGAATTACCGCCCAGTGGAGGAGGGCGGGGCTGAAGCCTCTCCCGGCCGGCCTGCTGACGGACGAGGAATCGGCGCTTCGGACGGCTGATCTGCTCTGGTCACAAGCGGAGTCACTGACTTTTGACGGAGGGGAGCAGCCTGATGGCGCCGCACGGAGCCGGCTGCCGGGGTCCCTCCAGAAACTGAACGCCACGGCCTCGGTCCTGGTTCCCATGGGGGAAGGCGACTCGTCCCTTGGCCTCATCTGGATCGCTCTGATGGACAAGCCCCGGAGCTGGTCACGCGCCGAGCTCGGGCTGATCCAGCACGTTGCCGGAAACGCCGCGCATGGGCTGATCCAAAGCCACCTGATCAGCAGCCAGCAGCAAGTGGTCAAACAGCTTCAGCACCTGGACAAGGCCAAGACCGACTTTCTTGCCACCGTCAACCATGAACTGCGCACCCCGCTGACATCGATCATGGCCTATCTGGACATGATCCAGGAGAGCACTGCCGATCCAGTGTCCAGTGAGGTCCACCAAATGCTGGACATCGTGGTCCGGAACACCGAGCGGCTGCGGCTGCTGATCGAGGACATGCTGAGTGTGTCGCGGGACGGGCATACGGAGAGCCCGCTTCACCTGACGCCCGTGAGGCTGGGGCGGACCCTGGACATCGTCGCCGGAGCGCTCAGGCCGCTGGCTAAGCTCCAAAACGTCACCATCGCGGTGGAACCTGTCCGGGAGGACCCGGAAATCATGGGTGACGAGGTCCAGCTGCAGCAGGTCTTCACCAACCTTGTCTCCAATGCCATCAAATTCACGCCAAGCGGCGGGAAGATCCAGGTGGGCAGCGTGTCAGATACTGCCCCTGACGGTACGCGGTGGGCCACAGTGAGTGTGGCCGACACCGGAATCGGCATTTCCACCGACGAGCTCGCCCATGTTTTTACGCGCTTCTACCGGGCGTCCAACGCCATGGCCGGGGCGGTTCCGGGGACGGGGCTTGGGCTGGCCATCACCCAGGACATCGTGAACCGGCACGGCGGCAGAATTCATGTCGCTTCAGAACTCGGTACAGGCACAACCGTCACTGTCAGCCTCCCCCTGGACGCCGGCGGGAACCACGCCAACTGA
- a CDS encoding class I SAM-dependent methyltransferase, whose translation MIPTLIRLSRSAPKDRHVAWDRYWAGIARTGPQGEVLWDSGSDHELLGYRDILQRHLDPGLPVVDIGCGHGSFTRDLAALFPQAIGVDVSAHAVARATRESAELDNVSYLVRDMTAAGAGKGLAGATDANVFIRGVLHVLNPSDQAALVENLREIVGTTGAVFLAETNFQGNPVEYVSHLGATSRAIPAPLERAIRELPMPGHFGPVERARAMPADVWELLEDGPVTIETNPMTAVTGASLVPGYFAVLRARS comes from the coding sequence ATGATCCCCACCCTCATCCGGCTGTCCCGGTCCGCGCCCAAGGACAGGCACGTCGCGTGGGACCGATACTGGGCCGGAATTGCCAGGACTGGGCCGCAGGGAGAGGTGCTGTGGGACTCCGGGAGCGACCACGAGCTGCTGGGTTACCGCGACATCCTGCAACGGCACCTGGATCCCGGACTGCCGGTGGTTGACATTGGGTGTGGCCACGGCAGTTTTACCCGCGACCTGGCAGCCTTGTTCCCGCAGGCTATTGGAGTGGATGTCTCCGCCCATGCGGTGGCGCGTGCCACCAGGGAATCGGCGGAGCTGGACAACGTCAGTTATCTGGTGCGGGACATGACCGCGGCAGGGGCCGGGAAAGGGCTGGCCGGGGCAACCGACGCGAACGTCTTCATCCGCGGAGTCCTCCACGTGCTGAATCCTTCTGATCAGGCAGCGCTGGTGGAGAACCTCCGGGAAATTGTTGGAACCACGGGGGCCGTGTTCCTGGCCGAAACAAACTTCCAGGGCAACCCGGTGGAGTATGTCTCGCACCTGGGCGCGACTTCCCGCGCCATTCCCGCCCCGCTGGAGCGCGCCATCCGGGAACTGCCCATGCCCGGCCATTTCGGGCCGGTTGAGCGGGCCAGGGCCATGCCGGCAGATGTCTGGGAACTGCTGGAAGATGGCCCGGTGACGATCGAGACGAACCCCATGACTGCGGTGACGGGCGCGAGCCTGGTACCGGGCTACTTCGCCGTGCTGCGGGCCCGCAGCTAG